A region of Astyanax mexicanus isolate ESR-SI-001 chromosome 23, AstMex3_surface, whole genome shotgun sequence DNA encodes the following proteins:
- the cdca9 gene encoding borealin-2 gives MAARKARKGSNVSDTLEGQHGVDKLRKRKELFIQQFEKEAHERINEMEAKLDKLLATVDRAYKIEMMKLPQSLHTTLIKDIMKAQETSVGEVTMAITAASPEISKPLSRKPSKKGKSSTTAAQQKSTNQNKTEDATKRQTKTRKMKPSNSTGSLRCASTISSMRTNSRVVKVSDQALVSGLKARTISRSLSEDLSTSATALITTSLGETLLLSEENKDQVELELLDDLALSQMRRIKDLMEYLCNKVKVNMTH, from the exons ATGGCAGCGCGGAAAGCTCGTAAAGGCAGTAACGTGTCTGACACTCTGGAAGGCCAGCATGGAGTGGATAAACTGAGGAAGAGGAAGGAGCTCTTCATCCAGCAGTTTGAGAAAGAAG CACATGAACGGATCAACGAAATGGAGGCCAAGCTGGACAAACTGCTGGCTACTGTGGACCGAGCTTACAAGATCGAAATGATGAAGCTTCCGCAGTCCCTCCACACCACACTGATTAAAGATATAATGAAGG CCCAGGAAACTTCGGTTGGAGAAGTCACAATGGCGATCACA GCCGCGTCTCCAGAGATCAGCAAGCCACTAAGCAGGAAGCCCAGTAAAAAAG gaAAGTCCAGCACCACTGCAGCGCAGCAGAAATCCACCAATCAGAACAAGACAGAAGATGCCACCAAG AGGCAAACAAAGACGAGGAAAATGAAGCCCAGTAACAGCACTGGAAGTCTCAG ATGTGCCTCAACAATCAGCTCCATGAGGACCAATAGCCGAGTGGTCAAAGTCAGTGATCAAGCACTTGTGTCTGGTTTGAAAGccag AACAATAAGTCGATCCCTGAGTGAAGATCTCTCCACCAGCGCTACAGCTTTAATCACCACGTCTCTGGGAGAG ACTCTGCTTCTGTCTGAGGAGAATAAGGATCAGGTTGAACTTGAACTTCTGGATGATCTGGCGTTAAGCCAAATGCGCAGGATTAAG gATCTGATGGAGTACCTGTGCAACAAAGTGAAAGTGAATATGACTCACTGA